DNA sequence from the Colletotrichum higginsianum IMI 349063 chromosome 10, whole genome shotgun sequence genome:
CACGTCCCAGCTCTTTTCCCCAAAATCTCTCTCAGCTCTGCCAAGCCCTTACCTTCCTTTCAGCTTTCCTTACGCCCGGCACTCTCCTCGCTTGAGGTCTGCCGGAAAAAGAATAAACACTGTAAAACCGCACACCTTTCACGCTGCAACTCACACGTCGCAAGAATGGCACGGTACGGAGGCATTGGAGATGTCCTTCCCAGCCTCATCAACGACATATACATTACACGGCCACAACCGGACTGTCGCCACGTTGACCCACTCATACACACCCGCTGGTCTCTACCCGAATCTCTGCCTCGCTAGCTCCCTCAGCCCCTTCATAaccccttcctccctctcgcgATACTCCCGGACCCTCTCCTGCCTCTCTacctccctcgccctcgcaatctcctccctcctcacctctctttccgtcttcttcctctcctcccgcGCTTTCATCGCCTTGAACTCCTGCAGCGAGTCTCCGCCCCCCATGAGTTCCTGCTCCGCGACCTCTGGCACTCCgccatctccgccgcccTTGTCTCGGAACTCCTTCATCTTGTCGTTCACCaacgccttcttctccagctGCCTCTCGCGCGTCCCAGCTTCCGCGCGCGGCGCCACGTCGTCCAGCCGCTCGCGCTGCAGCTTGCGATCGTCTTTGCGCTGCTGCCGAAGGTCCGCGACCCGCGCCTCCCTCTCGCGCTGCGCTTCCTCGGCCAGGGTCTCGCGGTGGAGGGACAGGTCCGCCATGCTCGGGATGCCGGGGCCTGAGCgttggcctccttctcgtgCCGTGGGCGGGGGTCTCGGTCCgaggtcatcgtcatcttcatcatcgtcctcgtcatcctcaaTCCCATCCTCGTCACCAACCCTCCCACGCTTCTCCTCCATCGCCTCCTCAGTTTCATCGCGCCCCGCCCCGTCCCTTGGTCCATCAATGCCCTCCTCAATGGCCCTCTCCTTGGCCGCAACAAACATCTCGGGATCATACCACCCCTGACTTAGCTGCCCGCGGTTCCATTTCCCCACAAAACTCTTCCAACGGCCCCGTACCTCCCGCTCGTCCATATCGCGGATGTCCTTTTGCTTCTGCAAGTCGAGGTAGTACGCCAGCAACGGTCGGAATACGCCGAGCTCCGACTTGGATAGCTGCCGTGCCTCGTAAGGTAGAGGCTCAGTAGCTGCGGTGGCGGGTTTCTTGCTGCTCTGGTCTTTGTCTTTGTAGCCccgatggcgatggtggtggtgccggtGATGATGACTGGACTCCCGGTCGCGGTCCTCCCTGCGCGGAGACCGCCTCCGCTCCCGCCGCGAGCTCCTCCCGTCGATGGGTGACCTCCGTCTCGTCTCATCCCGGTGTCGCCTGGGAGACCGCGATCGCGAACGGCTGCGGGTCACGGACTGAGAGCGCGTCCGTCTGTGTCTCCCTTCCTGGTCCCTCCTCTCGCCTGAGTGCTCGTCCGCGGGCATGATGGGCAGGTGTCCAATCTAGGTAGAGTGTCCCTCAAAAGACTTTTGTAGGCACAGAGATGAGACAAACACTGTCAGACTCGAGTCCCAATGTTTCTTCCTGCAGACGGATGTTGCTACCGGTGCCTCTGGCTGGCAAAGCCGCAATCAAGCTTTCTCCAAAGGTGACATGCAGATCGCACGTCAGATCACGCAGTTGGCCGACAGGGTCCCCCCGAGATGGCTACACC
Encoded proteins:
- a CDS encoding RNA helicase-like protein; this encodes MPADEHSGERRDQEGRHRRTRSQSVTRSRSRSRSPRRHRDETRRRSPIDGRSSRRERRRSPRREDRDRESSHHHRHHHHRHRGYKDKDQSSKKPATAATEPLPYEARQLSKSELGVFRPLLAYYLDLQKQKDIRDMDEREVRGRWKSFVGKWNRGQLSQGWYDPEMFVAAKERAIEEGIDGPRDGAGRDETEEAMEEKRGRVGDEDGIEDDEDDDEDDDDLGPRPPPTAREGGQRSGPGIPSMADLSLHRETLAEEAQREREARVADLRQQRKDDRKLQRERLDDVAPRAEAGTRERQLEKKALVNDKMKEFRDKGGGDGGVPEVAEQELMGGGDSLQEFKAMKAREERKKTEREVRREEIARAREVERQERVREYREREEGVMKGLRELARQRFG